A genomic stretch from Prochlorococcus marinus str. MIT 9312 includes:
- a CDS encoding valine--tRNA ligase, protein MTEMNDQLSLENYSPFEVEKKWQEKWESLKAFSPNPEDDGEPFCIVIPPPNVTGSLHMGHAFNTALIDVVVRFQRLLGKNVLCLPGTDHASIAVQTILEKQLKSEGKTSDDIGRDEFLKRAWNWKEQSGGRIVSQLKRIGYSVDWTRERFTLDQKLNEAVVEAFNILYKKNLIYSGEYLVNWCPESQSAVSDLEVEMQEVKGHLWHFKYPLISESGEQLDKYLEVATTRPETLLGDTALAVNPDDDRYKEFIGVKVKVPFVDRAIPIIADSHVDKDFGTGCVKVTPAHDPNDFAIGKRHNLKQINVMNKDGTLNSNAGKFEHLDRYEARKKIIKELDNLGLLTKIEDYKHTVPFSDRGKVPIEPLLSTQWFLKMDEISQGCLNEIDSKKPSFIPPRWEKVYKDWLENINDWCISRQLWWGHQIPVWYVLDESQDSIEQNTPYVVASNEEDALIKANKKFGLNIKLVRDKDVLDTWFSSGLWPFSTLGWPNTNDPDFKKWYPNSVLVTGFDIIFFWVARMTMMGNTFTNNIPFRDVYIHGLVRDENNKKMSKSSGNGIDPILLIEKYGSDALRFALIREVAGAGQDIRLDFDRKKDTSSTVEASRNFANKLWNATKFVLINKTSNNNYSLNESDEDSLELCDKWILSKLNQVNIKVAALLKEYKLGESAKLLYEFTWNDFCDWYVEFAKQRFNNKEIKNRQLSEKVLIKVLNDILVMIHPFMPHITEELWHALQLKPDQSLLSLQRWPTQENKFVDNKLDNSFQQLFEIIRLIRNLRAELGLKPSEKVPVYLISDNDELIDFLKILVDDIQTLTKSSEVFIFKTNAVDKKEFAKSFSGIISDLEVYLPFQDFVNIDALKERLTKDLKKVTIELENLNKRLSNKNFVDKAPKDIVDECRFKLNEGSVQMERITKKLELLN, encoded by the coding sequence ATGACAGAGATGAATGATCAATTATCTTTAGAGAATTATTCACCTTTTGAAGTAGAGAAAAAGTGGCAAGAAAAATGGGAAAGTTTAAAGGCGTTTAGTCCTAACCCGGAGGATGATGGTGAGCCTTTTTGTATTGTTATTCCGCCACCAAATGTAACTGGATCTTTGCATATGGGACATGCATTCAATACAGCTTTGATAGATGTTGTAGTGCGTTTTCAAAGACTTTTAGGGAAGAATGTTTTGTGTTTACCAGGAACTGATCATGCTTCAATAGCTGTTCAAACTATTCTTGAAAAACAATTAAAAAGTGAAGGCAAAACAAGCGATGATATTGGAAGAGATGAATTTCTTAAAAGAGCATGGAACTGGAAAGAACAAAGTGGTGGCAGAATAGTTTCTCAATTAAAAAGGATAGGATATTCAGTTGACTGGACTAGAGAAAGATTTACTCTGGATCAAAAATTAAATGAGGCAGTTGTTGAGGCTTTTAATATTCTTTACAAAAAGAATTTGATTTATAGTGGTGAATATTTAGTTAATTGGTGTCCTGAATCTCAATCTGCCGTAAGTGATCTTGAAGTTGAAATGCAAGAAGTAAAGGGTCATTTATGGCATTTTAAATACCCTTTAATTTCTGAAAGTGGTGAACAGTTAGATAAGTACTTAGAGGTAGCAACAACAAGACCAGAAACTCTTTTAGGTGATACTGCTTTGGCAGTTAATCCTGATGATGATAGATATAAAGAATTTATTGGTGTCAAAGTAAAAGTCCCTTTCGTTGATAGAGCAATACCTATTATTGCTGATTCACATGTTGATAAAGATTTTGGTACAGGATGTGTCAAGGTGACTCCAGCCCACGATCCCAATGATTTTGCCATAGGAAAAAGGCATAATTTAAAACAGATTAATGTAATGAATAAAGATGGAACTTTAAATAGTAATGCAGGTAAATTTGAACATTTAGATAGATATGAGGCTAGAAAGAAAATTATCAAAGAATTGGATAACTTAGGCCTTTTGACAAAGATAGAGGATTATAAACATACTGTTCCTTTTTCTGATAGAGGTAAGGTGCCAATCGAACCTTTATTGTCAACACAATGGTTTTTGAAAATGGATGAAATATCACAAGGATGTCTTAATGAAATTGATTCTAAAAAACCATCGTTTATTCCTCCACGCTGGGAGAAAGTTTATAAGGATTGGTTAGAGAATATTAATGATTGGTGTATCAGTAGGCAATTATGGTGGGGGCATCAAATACCAGTATGGTACGTTTTAGATGAATCTCAAGACTCAATAGAACAAAATACTCCATATGTCGTTGCAAGCAATGAGGAGGATGCCTTAATCAAAGCTAATAAAAAATTTGGATTAAATATTAAATTGGTTCGTGATAAAGATGTTTTGGATACTTGGTTTTCAAGTGGTTTATGGCCTTTCTCAACCCTTGGTTGGCCAAATACAAATGATCCGGATTTTAAAAAATGGTATCCAAATAGTGTTCTTGTTACTGGTTTCGATATTATTTTCTTCTGGGTTGCGAGAATGACAATGATGGGGAATACTTTCACGAATAATATTCCTTTTAGGGATGTGTATATTCATGGTCTAGTCCGAGATGAAAATAATAAAAAAATGAGTAAAAGTTCAGGTAATGGTATTGACCCAATACTTTTAATTGAGAAATATGGTTCTGATGCTTTGCGATTTGCTTTAATTCGTGAAGTTGCAGGCGCTGGACAAGATATCCGGCTTGATTTTGATAGGAAAAAAGATACATCTTCAACTGTTGAAGCTTCAAGAAATTTTGCGAATAAATTATGGAATGCAACTAAATTTGTATTAATTAATAAAACTTCCAACAATAATTATTCGCTTAATGAGAGTGATGAAGATTCTTTAGAGTTATGTGATAAGTGGATTTTATCGAAATTGAATCAGGTAAATATAAAGGTTGCTGCTTTGTTGAAAGAGTATAAATTGGGAGAATCTGCGAAACTATTATATGAATTTACATGGAATGATTTTTGTGACTGGTATGTAGAATTTGCTAAGCAAAGGTTTAATAATAAAGAGATTAAAAATAGACAATTATCTGAAAAAGTTTTAATAAAAGTGCTCAATGATATTTTGGTGATGATTCATCCTTTTATGCCGCACATTACTGAAGAACTCTGGCACGCACTCCAACTAAAACCAGATCAATCATTATTATCTCTTCAAAGATGGCCAACGCAAGAAAATAAATTTGTTGATAATAAGCTTGATAATTCCTTTCAGCAACTTTTTGAAATTATTAGATTAATTAGAAATTTGAGAGCTGAATTAGGCCTAAAGCCATCAGAAAAAGTTCCTGTTTACTTAATTTCAGATAATGATGAATTGATTGATTTTTTGAAAATTCTAGTTGATGATATTCAAACCTTAACTAAATCTTCTGAAGTATTTATTTTTAAAACTAATGCTGTTGATAAAAAAGAGTTTGCTAAATCTTTTTCTGGGATAATTAGTGATTTAGAGGTTTACTTACCTTTTCAGGATTTTGTAAATATAGATGCATTAAAGGAAAGGTTAACCAAGGATTTAAAAAAGGTGACTATTGAATTGGAAAATTTAAATAAGAGATTATCTAATAAAAATTTCGTTGATAAGGCTCCAAAAGATATTGTTGATGAATGCAGATTTAAATTAAATGAGGGTTCGGTACAAATGGAGAGAATTACTAAAAAACTCGAACTTTTGAATTGA
- a CDS encoding AIR synthase, with protein MSLVRTLDRPFINFLMTEIVNLSISQSAASELSRQSSFGGSPGEMSIDLVEDKNCSEGWMHIKLRPGTCNGSPISRTEGVTLYADVKKCNLLKDLKLDYYGDLSGGGFLISTPKNAKRCSCGSGFKLL; from the coding sequence ATGTCCCTGGTTCGAACCCTGGATCGCCCATTTATTAATTTTCTAATGACTGAGATCGTCAATCTTTCAATCAGTCAAAGCGCTGCTTCAGAACTATCTAGGCAATCTTCTTTTGGAGGTTCTCCTGGAGAAATGTCAATTGATTTGGTTGAGGATAAAAATTGTTCTGAAGGATGGATGCATATTAAATTAAGGCCAGGTACATGTAATGGATCTCCTATCTCAAGAACAGAAGGAGTAACTTTATATGCAGATGTAAAAAAGTGTAATTTACTGAAAGATTTAAAATTAGATTATTACGGTGATTTAAGCGGTGGTGGATTTCTTATTTCAACACCAAAAAATGCAAAACGTTGTTCCTGCGGTTCTGGCTTCAAACTTTTGTAG
- the mazG gene encoding nucleoside triphosphate pyrophosphohydrolase: MCSNDRYNLKKNSNLETIESFKILISNIKSLKDKAWGCPWQKIQSHKSLIPFLHEESSEFIDAIYEKKADKICEELGDLLLQVMLHAEIGYENKEFELNDVIKNLNKKIINRHPYIFNKKEKVSLEKSQQIWENIKNSEKEAPHIESSISKNLKVKNLPPTVGTDKITNYVKEYGFKWESTDQIFEKLEEEINELKEAINSKNDSEIKNEFGDIYFTLLNLSNFLKINPESALQKTNKKFLERFSIIEHHAGDNIKKQTPKDFQRLWQIAKQKLKRKNS; this comes from the coding sequence ATGTGCTCAAACGATAGATATAACTTGAAAAAAAATTCCAATTTAGAGACTATAGAGAGCTTTAAAATTTTAATATCTAATATCAAATCTTTAAAAGATAAAGCTTGGGGATGCCCATGGCAGAAAATACAGTCTCATAAATCGTTAATCCCATTTTTACATGAGGAAAGTAGTGAATTTATAGATGCAATATATGAAAAAAAGGCAGATAAAATTTGTGAAGAGTTAGGAGATCTTTTATTACAAGTAATGCTGCATGCTGAAATCGGCTACGAAAACAAAGAATTTGAACTAAATGATGTTATAAAAAATTTAAACAAGAAAATTATTAATAGACATCCATATATTTTCAACAAAAAAGAAAAAGTATCTTTAGAAAAATCGCAACAGATTTGGGAAAATATTAAAAATTCAGAAAAAGAAGCACCTCATATTGAATCATCAATTAGTAAAAATTTGAAAGTCAAAAATTTACCTCCAACGGTTGGAACAGACAAAATCACAAATTATGTTAAAGAATATGGTTTTAAATGGGAGAGTACCGATCAAATTTTTGAAAAGTTAGAAGAAGAGATTAATGAATTAAAGGAAGCAATTAATAGTAAAAATGATTCAGAAATAAAAAATGAATTTGGGGATATTTACTTTACTCTTCTAAATCTCTCAAACTTTTTAAAAATAAATCCTGAATCAGCTCTTCAAAAAACTAATAAAAAATTTTTAGAAAGATTTTCAATCATTGAACATCATGCAGGAGATAATATTAAGAAACAAACTCCTAAAGATTTTCAACGGCTTTGGCAAATAGCCAAGCAAAAACTTAAAAGAAAGAATTCTTAA
- the speE gene encoding polyamine aminopropyltransferase, whose product MTHISTWIDEYHKGSRFGLNGEILIKQNSKYQEIIVIENEYYGRALMLDGCWMTSLKDEKYYHECLVHPALSSIDEKSNVLIIGGGDGGTARECVKYPQISKIDLVEIDEEVIKISKKFLKEIGGEAWSDKRLKIHIDDGVQWVKKTRDNFYDVIFIDCSDPSELSNLLFSDSFYRECKRILTKNGILATQSESPESFKNIHISILKTLKKFFRVSETMYSFVPIYPSGIWSWTFASEEVLHLSKRNCNEALRIEKSCEIWNLNFQNAAFKMMPNKIVKELNS is encoded by the coding sequence ATGACTCATATTTCAACATGGATAGATGAATATCATAAAGGCTCAAGATTCGGCCTAAATGGAGAAATTTTAATTAAACAAAACTCAAAATATCAAGAAATTATTGTTATTGAAAATGAATATTATGGCAGAGCTTTAATGCTAGATGGGTGTTGGATGACATCATTAAAAGACGAAAAATATTATCATGAGTGTCTTGTGCATCCAGCATTAAGTAGCATTGACGAAAAATCTAATGTACTAATTATTGGTGGAGGAGACGGTGGTACTGCAAGAGAATGCGTTAAATACCCTCAAATATCAAAAATTGATCTAGTAGAGATTGATGAAGAAGTAATCAAAATATCTAAAAAATTTTTAAAAGAAATTGGAGGCGAAGCATGGAGTGACAAAAGATTAAAAATTCATATTGATGATGGTGTTCAATGGGTAAAAAAAACAAGAGATAATTTTTACGACGTTATATTTATAGATTGTTCAGATCCCTCAGAATTATCAAATTTATTATTTTCAGATTCGTTTTATAGAGAATGCAAAAGAATTCTTACAAAAAATGGTATCTTAGCAACGCAAAGCGAATCACCTGAGTCCTTCAAAAATATTCACATAAGTATTTTGAAAACCCTGAAAAAATTCTTTAGAGTCTCTGAAACTATGTATTCTTTTGTGCCTATATATCCAAGCGGTATTTGGAGTTGGACATTCGCTTCTGAAGAAGTTCTACATTTATCAAAGCGAAATTGCAATGAAGCCCTGAGAATAGAAAAAAGTTGTGAAATTTGGAATTTAAATTTTCAAAATGCAGCATTCAAAATGATGCCAAATAAAATTGTAAAAGAACTAAATTCATAG
- the speB gene encoding agmatinase, translating to MIKNLFDNENAIFMGAKRSPNDCVIGIFGVNYDGTCSFKPGARFGPEAIRQVSSCLETYCPKLNKDLEDIMYVDFGSILIDKNDSKSVIESVKLATNFLINKRLSPIMLGGEHSITTGAIEALVKKYPDLILVQLDAHADLRESYIGNQYSHACAMKRCLEVLPEKKILQVGIRSGTKEEFQIMHNNNQLVNFYPGGNAQELKKALLPYSKSPIYLTIDLDWFDPSLLAGTGTPEPGGFFWNDFEEILKTLKDFRIVASDIVELSPEIDKSGVSSIVAAKVLRSLILSLENMQ from the coding sequence ATGATAAAAAATTTATTTGATAACGAAAATGCGATTTTTATGGGAGCAAAAAGAAGCCCTAATGATTGCGTAATTGGTATCTTTGGAGTCAATTATGATGGGACATGTTCGTTCAAACCAGGAGCTAGATTTGGTCCAGAAGCGATAAGACAAGTCAGTTCTTGTTTAGAAACATATTGTCCAAAACTCAATAAAGACTTAGAGGATATTATGTATGTTGATTTTGGGTCAATACTAATTGATAAAAATGACTCAAAGTCCGTTATTGAATCAGTCAAATTAGCAACAAATTTTTTAATTAATAAACGCCTTAGTCCTATTATGCTTGGAGGCGAACACTCTATTACAACGGGTGCTATTGAAGCATTAGTAAAAAAATATCCAGATTTGATATTGGTTCAACTTGATGCTCATGCAGATTTAAGAGAATCATATATAGGAAATCAATATAGTCATGCTTGTGCCATGAAAAGATGCTTAGAGGTGCTTCCTGAAAAGAAAATTTTGCAAGTAGGAATAAGAAGTGGGACTAAAGAAGAATTTCAAATTATGCATAACAACAATCAATTAGTTAACTTTTATCCAGGCGGAAATGCACAAGAGTTAAAAAAAGCTCTTCTACCATACTCTAAGTCTCCAATCTATTTAACAATAGATTTAGATTGGTTTGATCCCAGTTTATTAGCAGGGACGGGAACTCCAGAACCGGGAGGATTTTTTTGGAATGATTTTGAGGAAATCCTGAAAACTTTAAAAGACTTTAGAATTGTGGCTTCAGATATTGTGGAATTATCTCCAGAAATTGATAAAAGCGGAGTTAGTAGCATAGTTGCAGCCAAAGTACTTAGAAGCTTAATTTTGTCATTAGAAAATATGCAATAA
- the gcvT gene encoding glycine cleavage system aminomethyltransferase GcvT → MDLLKSPLYAKYVQSNAKLVDFAGWEMPISFSGLIKEHESVRSSVGLFDISHMGVISIKGINPKDYIQKFFPTNLYSFSEGQGLYTVMLNEKGGIIDDLIIYDLGIQDNDISEVLLIVNASRYEVDFQWIKNNSNKYEISITNFKKDKVLLALQGKNSFDLFEQWIESSISHIPNFGCEYKIFEHISPKEKIFVSKTGYTGENGLEILLSKKAAINLWDFSISKNVAPCGLGARDTLRLEAGMHLYGQDINEETSPYEAGLGWLVHLENNHEFFGRRFLEEQSRLGIQKKLVGLFIEGKAIGRKGCIVLKGEENIGTITSGSWSPTKQQAIAFAYINTSHALINNEVQILIRGKKFKGCITKRSFYKKNY, encoded by the coding sequence ATGGATTTGCTTAAAAGTCCTTTATATGCAAAATATGTTCAATCCAATGCAAAATTAGTGGATTTTGCAGGTTGGGAAATGCCCATATCATTTTCAGGATTAATCAAAGAGCATGAATCAGTTAGGTCTTCAGTAGGATTGTTTGATATTTCTCACATGGGTGTAATCTCTATTAAGGGAATCAATCCAAAGGATTATATTCAAAAATTTTTTCCTACTAATTTATACTCCTTTTCTGAAGGTCAGGGGCTTTATACAGTAATGCTCAATGAAAAAGGAGGAATAATAGATGACTTAATAATTTATGACCTTGGTATACAAGACAATGACATATCAGAAGTATTGTTAATAGTTAACGCAAGTAGATATGAAGTAGATTTTCAATGGATAAAAAACAATTCAAATAAATATGAAATTTCGATAACAAACTTTAAAAAAGACAAAGTACTTTTAGCACTACAGGGGAAAAACTCATTCGATTTATTTGAACAATGGATTGAATCATCGATCTCACATATCCCTAACTTTGGATGCGAATATAAAATTTTCGAACATATTTCTCCTAAAGAAAAAATCTTCGTTTCCAAGACAGGATATACAGGGGAAAATGGTCTAGAAATACTTTTATCTAAAAAAGCAGCAATTAATTTATGGGATTTCTCAATTTCCAAAAATGTTGCGCCTTGTGGTTTAGGAGCTAGAGATACTCTTAGACTTGAAGCAGGCATGCATCTTTATGGCCAAGACATTAATGAAGAAACTTCTCCATATGAAGCAGGGTTAGGCTGGCTAGTACATCTAGAAAATAATCACGAATTCTTTGGAAGAAGATTTCTTGAAGAGCAGTCAAGATTAGGTATTCAAAAAAAGTTAGTTGGTCTCTTTATAGAAGGTAAAGCAATAGGAAGAAAAGGTTGCATAGTACTTAAAGGTGAAGAAAATATTGGAACTATCACTAGCGGCAGTTGGTCTCCAACTAAACAACAAGCTATAGCTTTTGCATACATCAATACTTCGCATGCCTTAATAAATAATGAAGTTCAAATACTAATAAGAGGCAAAAAATTCAAAGGTTGCATAACAAAAAGATCGTTTTATAAAAAGAATTATTAA
- the aspS gene encoding aspartate--tRNA ligase, with translation MRNKICDELNNTDIGKLVNLCGWVDRRRDHGGVIFIDLRDHSGFLQITINPDDGANLFKQAETLRNETVIMVSGIINERPKDSINKNLSTGKLELKVKDLQILNQIKNNLPFPVSIHDYENTKEELRLKYRYLDLRRGKLLKNLKTRHKIIKVAREFLDNFGFTEVETPLLTKSTPEGARDFLIPSRLSNGEFFALPQSPQLFKQLLMVGGLDKYYQIAKCFRDEDLRADRQPEFTQLDIEMSFISEEEIISFNESLIKKIWKEVLNINFDNAFPRMKWQAAMDNYGTDRPDTRYQMLLKDLGEVLGDIGFNIFTKAIKSGGSIKSITVKGGNSSISNVRIKPGGDIFQVAQDAGAGGLAFIRVKGDELETIGAIKNNLSEEHISDILRITEAEDGDLILLGAGDKQIVNQSLDRVRQYIAKDLNLIDTSKWNFLWVTDFPLFERNEEENRYEALHHPFCSPKNIKSKDSENLKKAIENSIANAYDLVLNGLELGGGSLRIHEANLQREVLKTVGLTDKEIDEKFGFLIEALEMGAPPHGGIAFGLDRITMLIIGADSIRETIAFPKNQQAKCLLTNAPSNVSESQLKELDIEITIDE, from the coding sequence ATGAGAAACAAAATTTGTGATGAACTCAATAATACAGATATTGGTAAATTAGTTAATCTATGTGGATGGGTAGATAGAAGAAGGGATCATGGTGGTGTAATTTTTATTGATTTAAGAGACCATAGTGGATTCTTACAAATAACAATTAACCCCGATGATGGAGCAAATCTATTTAAACAGGCAGAAACTCTAAGAAATGAGACGGTAATAATGGTTAGCGGAATTATTAATGAAAGGCCCAAAGATTCAATAAATAAAAATTTAAGTACTGGAAAGTTAGAGCTTAAGGTTAAAGATTTGCAAATTCTCAACCAAATCAAAAACAACTTACCTTTTCCAGTTTCTATACATGATTATGAAAATACAAAAGAGGAACTTAGATTAAAATATAGATACCTTGATTTAAGAAGGGGAAAATTACTAAAAAATTTAAAAACAAGGCATAAGATTATTAAAGTTGCAAGAGAATTTCTTGATAATTTTGGATTTACAGAAGTAGAGACTCCATTACTAACAAAATCAACGCCAGAAGGCGCTCGCGATTTTCTTATTCCTTCACGTCTTTCGAATGGAGAATTTTTTGCTCTACCTCAATCCCCACAACTATTTAAACAACTTTTAATGGTTGGAGGCTTGGACAAGTATTATCAAATTGCAAAATGTTTCCGTGATGAAGACTTAAGGGCAGATAGACAGCCGGAGTTTACTCAATTAGATATTGAGATGAGCTTTATTAGTGAAGAAGAAATAATTTCTTTTAATGAAAGTCTTATAAAAAAAATATGGAAAGAAGTGTTAAATATTAATTTTGACAATGCTTTTCCAAGAATGAAATGGCAAGCAGCAATGGATAATTACGGCACTGATAGACCAGATACTAGATATCAAATGTTACTAAAAGATTTAGGAGAAGTATTAGGTGATATTGGCTTTAATATTTTCACCAAGGCAATTAAGTCTGGAGGTTCCATAAAATCCATAACAGTCAAAGGAGGTAATTCAAGTATTAGCAACGTAAGAATCAAACCAGGAGGTGATATCTTCCAAGTAGCTCAAGATGCAGGAGCTGGTGGTTTGGCCTTTATAAGGGTTAAAGGAGATGAGCTTGAGACTATTGGGGCAATTAAAAATAATTTAAGTGAAGAGCATATATCTGATATTTTAAGAATCACAGAAGCAGAAGATGGAGACTTAATCCTCTTGGGAGCTGGAGATAAACAAATTGTCAACCAGTCATTAGATAGAGTGAGGCAATACATCGCAAAAGACTTAAATCTCATAGATACAAGTAAATGGAATTTCTTATGGGTAACTGATTTCCCGCTGTTTGAAAGAAATGAAGAGGAAAATAGATATGAAGCTTTACATCATCCTTTTTGTTCTCCAAAAAATATAAAGTCTAAAGATTCTGAAAACTTGAAAAAAGCAATTGAGAACTCTATAGCCAATGCTTATGACTTAGTTCTTAATGGATTGGAGTTAGGAGGTGGCTCTTTACGTATTCATGAAGCGAACTTGCAACGAGAGGTTCTGAAAACCGTAGGACTTACTGATAAAGAGATTGATGAAAAATTTGGATTTTTAATAGAAGCCTTAGAAATGGGTGCTCCTCCTCATGGTGGAATAGCGTTTGGATTAGATCGTATTACCATGCTGATCATTGGTGCAGATTCAATCAGAGAAACCATTGCTTTTCCAAAAAATCAACAAGCAAAATGTCTTCTCACAAATGCACCTTCAAATGTCTCTGAATCACAATTAAAAGAATTGGATATTGAAATAACAATTGATGAATAA
- a CDS encoding CTP synthase, translated as MSKFVFVTGGVVSSIGKGIVAASLGRLLKSRGYSVSILKLDPYLNVDPGTMSPFQHGEVFVTEDGAETDLDLGHYERFTDTAMTRLNSVTTGSIYQAVINKERRGSYNGGTVQVIPHITREIRERIHRVASNSNADIIITEIGGTVGDIESLPFLEAIREFKNDVNRNDVAYIHVTLLPYIKTSGEIKTKPTQHSVKELRSIGIQPDLLVCRSDKSINEGLKKKLSGFCGVNINSVIEALDADSIYSVPLSLKKEGLCKETLKYLELEDKECDLKNWEKLVHNLRNPGTPIKVALVGKYIELGDAYLSVVEALRHACIEQKALLDLHWVSAEMIEKDSAETYLNEVDAIVVPGGFGNRGVNGKISAIKFARENKIPFLGLCLGMQCAVIEWARNVANLPDASSSELDPKTPNPVIHLLPEQEDVVDLGGTMRLGVYPCRLTNNTIGKKLYDEDVIYERHRHRYEFNNYYKQSFLNSGYKISGTSPDGRLVELIELDNHPYFLACQYHPEFLSRPGKPHPLFKGLIKSSQENLTQSN; from the coding sequence ATGTCAAAATTTGTTTTTGTCACCGGAGGAGTAGTTTCTAGCATTGGTAAAGGAATTGTAGCTGCAAGCTTAGGGAGATTATTAAAGTCTAGAGGATATAGTGTTTCAATATTAAAACTAGATCCATACCTAAATGTTGATCCAGGCACAATGAGCCCTTTCCAACATGGAGAAGTATTTGTAACCGAAGATGGGGCTGAAACAGATTTAGATTTAGGTCACTATGAAAGATTTACTGATACTGCAATGACTAGGTTAAATAGTGTGACTACGGGATCTATCTATCAAGCAGTTATTAATAAAGAAAGAAGAGGTAGTTATAACGGTGGAACTGTGCAAGTAATTCCTCACATAACGAGAGAAATAAGAGAAAGAATTCATAGAGTAGCCTCCAACAGCAATGCGGATATTATTATTACTGAAATTGGTGGAACAGTTGGTGATATTGAATCTTTACCTTTTTTAGAGGCAATAAGAGAATTTAAAAATGATGTCAATAGGAATGATGTTGCATACATCCACGTAACATTACTTCCTTACATCAAAACCTCTGGCGAAATAAAAACTAAACCAACACAACATTCAGTGAAAGAATTAAGATCAATTGGAATTCAGCCAGATTTACTTGTATGTCGCAGTGACAAATCAATCAATGAAGGTCTTAAAAAGAAGCTTAGTGGATTTTGTGGAGTTAATATAAACTCTGTAATTGAAGCATTAGACGCAGATAGTATTTATTCTGTTCCTCTTTCTTTAAAAAAAGAAGGTTTGTGCAAAGAAACTCTGAAGTATCTAGAACTTGAAGATAAAGAATGTGATTTGAAAAATTGGGAAAAACTAGTTCACAATCTAAGAAATCCTGGAACTCCTATAAAAGTTGCTCTAGTAGGTAAATATATTGAACTTGGAGATGCATATTTATCTGTTGTTGAAGCTTTAAGACATGCATGCATTGAACAAAAGGCTTTATTAGATTTACATTGGGTAAGCGCTGAAATGATAGAAAAAGATTCAGCAGAAACTTACTTGAATGAAGTGGATGCGATTGTCGTACCTGGGGGCTTTGGAAATAGGGGAGTTAATGGCAAAATTTCGGCTATAAAATTCGCAAGAGAGAATAAAATTCCATTTTTAGGCCTGTGCCTTGGTATGCAATGTGCAGTTATAGAATGGGCTAGAAATGTAGCGAATCTTCCAGATGCATCTAGTTCGGAACTAGACCCAAAAACTCCCAATCCAGTTATACATTTATTACCAGAACAGGAAGATGTAGTTGATTTAGGCGGGACAATGAGACTTGGAGTTTATCCATGTAGATTGACAAATAATACAATTGGGAAAAAATTGTATGATGAAGATGTTATTTATGAGAGACATCGACATAGATACGAATTTAATAATTACTACAAGCAAAGTTTTTTAAATTCTGGATACAAAATTAGTGGTACATCTCCAGATGGCAGACTAGTAGAGTTAATTGAGTTAGACAATCATCCTTATTTTTTGGCATGTCAATATCATCCTGAGTTTTTATCAAGACCTGGCAAACCTCATCCTTTATTTAAAGGCTTAATAAAATCCTCTCAAGAAAACTTAACTCAATCAAATTAA